In one window of Rathayibacter caricis DSM 15933 DNA:
- a CDS encoding SDR family oxidoreductase gives MTSTHPSTPSTSSTTASDSDASATDRRALVVGATGIGGSALVDLLTGQGWPVTALSRRPIAERPGVRPLSADLRSAEDLARVLADERPTHVFFTAWSRQETEEENIAVNAGMVRDLLAALAHAPLEHVALVTGLKHYLGPFEAYGQGAMPDTPFHEEEERLDAPNFYYAQEDELFAAAERAGFTWSVHRSHTVIGHAVGNAMNMGLTLAVYASIQRELGEPFVFPGSLTQWNGLTDMTDATVLAAQMVWAATSEAGRDEAFNVVNGDVFRWRWMWTRLAEYFGVEPVGPGEQPQPLEQQMADVQPVWQRLVEQHGLIEPDLARVASWWHTDADLGRGIEVVTDISKSRLAGFTLHHRTVDSFTALFDRYRAEKLIP, from the coding sequence ATGACTTCGACGCACCCGTCCACCCCGTCCACCTCCTCCACCACTGCCTCCGACTCCGACGCCTCCGCGACCGACCGCCGCGCCCTCGTCGTCGGTGCGACCGGCATCGGCGGCTCCGCCCTCGTCGACCTGCTGACCGGGCAGGGCTGGCCCGTGACGGCCCTCTCCCGCCGGCCGATCGCCGAGCGGCCCGGTGTCCGCCCCCTGTCGGCCGACCTCCGCTCGGCCGAGGACCTCGCCCGCGTCCTCGCCGACGAGCGCCCCACCCACGTCTTCTTCACCGCCTGGTCGCGCCAGGAGACGGAGGAGGAGAACATCGCCGTCAACGCCGGCATGGTCCGCGACCTGCTCGCAGCACTGGCGCACGCGCCGCTCGAGCACGTCGCCCTGGTCACCGGGCTCAAGCACTACCTCGGACCCTTCGAGGCCTACGGACAGGGCGCGATGCCCGACACCCCGTTCCACGAGGAGGAGGAGCGCCTGGACGCTCCGAACTTCTACTACGCGCAGGAGGACGAGCTCTTCGCCGCCGCCGAGCGCGCGGGCTTCACCTGGTCGGTGCACCGCTCGCACACGGTGATCGGGCACGCGGTCGGCAACGCGATGAACATGGGACTGACCCTCGCGGTCTACGCCTCGATCCAGCGCGAGCTCGGAGAGCCGTTCGTGTTCCCGGGCTCGCTCACCCAGTGGAACGGCCTCACCGACATGACGGATGCCACCGTGCTCGCCGCGCAGATGGTGTGGGCCGCGACCTCCGAGGCCGGCCGCGACGAGGCGTTCAACGTCGTCAACGGCGACGTGTTCCGCTGGCGCTGGATGTGGACGCGCCTGGCCGAGTACTTCGGCGTGGAGCCGGTGGGCCCGGGGGAGCAGCCGCAGCCGCTCGAGCAGCAGATGGCCGACGTGCAGCCCGTCTGGCAGCGCCTGGTCGAGCAGCACGGCCTGATCGAGCCCGACCTCGCCCGCGTCGCCTCCTGGTGGCACACCGACGCCGACCTCGGCCGCGGGATCGAGGTCGTCACCGACATCAGCAAGTCCCGCCTCGC
- a CDS encoding acyl-CoA dehydrogenase family protein — MPVATTAAPTATTEKVPYETLAARFRPLFAEIAAGASARERDHVLPAEQIRALAEAGFGAVRVPIENGGAGASLPQLFRLLTELAAADSNIPQALRGHFALVEDRLVATDGTRERWLSRFADGQLGGNAWTEIGTVAIGDVNTKVSPIEGDPTRFRVNGTKYYSTGSIFADWIDTFAQRSDTGATVIAIVDAHQSGVTHADDWDGFGQRTTGSGTSTFVDAEVAAEDVIDFGTRFRYQTAFYQAVLLSVLAGSIAAAERELAEAVRARTRIYSHGNADSYAADPQILQVVGQISAAAWAGSAIVEKAAQALQLAHDAASGDDLVQEEHLNDLAELETAQAQIVLTQLATRATSDVFDALGASGVSTSKNLDRHWRNSRTAASHNPWVFKARIVGDHSVTGALPPRVWSIGAGPGRRG, encoded by the coding sequence ATGCCTGTCGCCACCACCGCCGCGCCCACCGCGACGACCGAGAAGGTCCCCTACGAGACCCTCGCCGCGCGCTTCCGGCCGCTCTTCGCCGAGATCGCGGCGGGCGCCTCCGCTCGCGAGCGCGACCACGTGCTGCCCGCCGAGCAGATCCGAGCCCTCGCCGAGGCCGGGTTCGGCGCCGTCCGCGTCCCGATCGAGAACGGAGGAGCGGGGGCGTCGCTCCCCCAGCTCTTCCGCCTGCTGACCGAGCTCGCGGCGGCCGACTCCAACATCCCGCAGGCCTTGCGCGGCCACTTCGCTCTCGTCGAGGACCGCCTGGTCGCGACCGACGGCACCCGCGAGCGCTGGCTGTCGCGCTTCGCCGACGGGCAGCTCGGCGGCAACGCCTGGACCGAGATCGGCACCGTCGCGATCGGCGACGTGAACACGAAGGTCAGCCCGATCGAGGGCGACCCGACCCGGTTCCGCGTGAACGGCACCAAGTACTACTCCACCGGCAGCATCTTCGCCGACTGGATCGACACCTTCGCCCAGCGCTCCGACACGGGTGCGACGGTGATCGCGATCGTCGACGCGCACCAGAGCGGAGTGACGCACGCCGACGACTGGGACGGCTTCGGCCAGCGCACCACGGGCTCCGGCACCAGCACCTTCGTGGACGCGGAGGTCGCCGCCGAGGACGTGATCGACTTCGGGACCCGGTTCCGCTACCAGACCGCGTTCTACCAGGCGGTGCTGCTGTCCGTGCTCGCGGGGTCGATCGCCGCCGCCGAGCGGGAGCTCGCCGAAGCGGTCCGCGCCCGCACCCGCATCTACTCGCACGGCAACGCCGACTCGTACGCGGCGGACCCGCAGATCCTGCAGGTCGTCGGCCAGATCTCGGCGGCCGCGTGGGCGGGCTCGGCGATCGTCGAGAAGGCCGCGCAGGCCCTGCAGCTCGCGCACGACGCCGCCTCCGGCGACGATCTCGTGCAGGAGGAGCACCTGAACGACCTCGCGGAGCTCGAGACGGCCCAGGCGCAGATCGTGCTGACGCAGCTCGCCACCCGCGCGACCTCCGACGTCTTCGACGCGCTCGGCGCCTCCGGAGTGAGCACCTCGAAGAACCTCGACCGGCACTGGCGCAACTCGCGCACCGCCGCCAGCCACAACCCGTGGGTCTTCAAGGCGCGGATCGTCGGCGATCACTCCGTGACCGGGGCACTTCCTCCGCGGGTCTGGTCGATCGGTGCGGGACCCGGGCGTCGCGGGTAG
- a CDS encoding MFS transporter: protein MRLPWQDRGGRERLPRDVLVLGIVAFFVMLGFGVVVPVLPVYVRSFGVGYVEVGAVVSAFALMRLVANPFVGPLVDRLGERVVLATGIGIVALSSALVGLAGDYAHLLLLRGAGGIGSAMFSVAAMTLLLRTAAPERRGRSIGFYQGGFLLGGMAGPAVGGVLTAISLTAPFFFYAGTLAVAGLVGLVLLRRPERDADAAKAAVVTPMREVIRDRRYQSAVLANFALGWSAMGVRATLVPVLVVEGLGDDPAWTGIAFAIAAVVQTVALAPAGRFVDTVGRRPALIGGFAVAALAMLAMPLVSELWLLVLLLCFYGAAAAFMGTAPGALVGDAAGGPSRCSRRRPTSAE, encoded by the coding sequence GTGAGACTTCCGTGGCAGGACCGGGGCGGGCGCGAGAGGCTTCCGCGCGACGTCCTCGTCCTCGGGATCGTGGCGTTCTTCGTCATGCTCGGCTTCGGCGTCGTCGTGCCCGTGCTGCCGGTCTACGTGCGCAGCTTCGGGGTCGGCTACGTCGAGGTCGGAGCGGTGGTGTCGGCTTTCGCGCTGATGCGGCTGGTCGCGAATCCGTTCGTCGGACCGCTCGTCGACCGGCTCGGTGAGCGCGTGGTGCTCGCGACGGGCATCGGCATCGTGGCGCTCTCGAGCGCGCTGGTCGGCCTGGCGGGCGACTACGCGCACCTGCTGCTGCTGCGCGGCGCGGGCGGCATCGGTTCGGCGATGTTCTCGGTCGCCGCGATGACGCTCCTCCTGCGCACGGCGGCGCCCGAGCGGAGGGGCCGCTCGATCGGCTTCTACCAGGGCGGGTTCCTGCTCGGCGGCATGGCCGGGCCCGCCGTCGGCGGCGTGCTGACGGCGATCTCGCTGACCGCGCCGTTCTTCTTCTACGCCGGCACGCTGGCCGTGGCCGGACTCGTCGGCCTGGTCCTGCTGCGGCGGCCGGAGCGGGACGCGGACGCGGCGAAGGCGGCGGTCGTCACTCCGATGCGCGAGGTGATCCGCGATCGCCGCTACCAGAGCGCCGTGCTCGCGAACTTCGCGCTCGGCTGGTCGGCCATGGGGGTGCGGGCGACGCTCGTGCCCGTCCTCGTGGTCGAGGGTCTCGGCGACGACCCGGCGTGGACCGGCATCGCCTTCGCGATCGCCGCGGTCGTGCAGACCGTCGCGCTCGCTCCGGCCGGTCGCTTCGTCGACACGGTGGGTCGCCGCCCGGCGCTGATCGGCGGATTCGCGGTCGCGGCGCTGGCGATGCTCGCGATGCCGCTGGTGTCGGAGCTCTGGCTGCTCGTGCTGCTGCTCTGCTTCTACGGAGCGGCCGCCGCCTTCATGGGGACGGCGCCGGGCGCTCTCGTGGGCGACGCGGCGGGCGGCCCGTCTCGGTGTTCCAGGCGGCGTCCGACCTCGGCGGAGTGA
- a CDS encoding alanine racemase, whose protein sequence is MASASAPVPAPAHVLDALVTPALVLDEAVLDANVAATADRARERGLALRPHAKTHKSLEIARRQLAAGAVGLTVATVAEAEVFAAGGCDDLFIAYPLWLDAERAGRLRRVLRTARVRIGVDSAESAERAAAAIPAAERERLEVVVEVDSGHHRSGVPSQEAGGVAAAAVAAGLDVVGVFTFPGHSYALEARAAAARDEAEALAAAAASLASVGVQARVISGGSTPSADFADPGVLTELRPGVSALGDAQQWEMGTIGPESIAVTVLATIVSRRADRLIADAGSKVLSSDRGAVSSGFGRLPEHPEARVTVLSEHHATITGLDLPVGSRVRIAPNHVCVAVNLADEYRVLTRDGGAAVWPVDARGRNS, encoded by the coding sequence ATGGCCTCCGCCTCCGCGCCCGTCCCCGCCCCCGCGCATGTCCTCGACGCCCTCGTGACCCCCGCGCTCGTCCTCGACGAGGCCGTCCTCGACGCGAACGTCGCGGCGACCGCCGACCGGGCTCGCGAGCGCGGCCTGGCGCTGCGCCCGCACGCCAAGACGCACAAGTCGCTCGAGATCGCGCGCCGCCAGCTCGCGGCGGGCGCCGTCGGCCTCACGGTCGCGACGGTGGCCGAGGCCGAGGTCTTCGCCGCGGGCGGCTGCGACGACCTCTTCATCGCCTACCCGCTCTGGCTCGACGCCGAGCGCGCCGGACGCCTGCGCCGGGTCCTGCGGACCGCGCGCGTGCGCATCGGAGTCGACTCCGCGGAGTCCGCCGAGCGCGCGGCCGCGGCGATCCCGGCCGCCGAGCGCGAGCGCCTCGAGGTCGTCGTCGAGGTCGACTCGGGCCACCACCGCAGCGGAGTCCCCTCGCAGGAGGCGGGCGGGGTCGCGGCCGCCGCCGTCGCCGCCGGGCTCGACGTGGTCGGCGTCTTCACGTTCCCCGGGCACAGCTACGCGCTCGAGGCGCGCGCCGCCGCGGCCCGCGACGAAGCGGAGGCGCTCGCCGCGGCCGCCGCGTCGCTCGCGTCGGTCGGCGTCCAGGCCCGCGTGATCAGCGGGGGATCGACTCCCTCCGCCGACTTCGCCGATCCCGGCGTGCTCACCGAGCTGCGACCGGGGGTATCGGCCCTCGGCGACGCGCAGCAGTGGGAGATGGGCACGATCGGCCCCGAGTCGATCGCGGTCACGGTCCTCGCCACGATCGTCTCCCGCCGCGCCGACCGGCTGATCGCCGATGCCGGGAGCAAGGTGCTCTCCTCCGACCGCGGCGCCGTGTCGAGCGGGTTCGGGCGCCTGCCCGAGCACCCGGAGGCGCGGGTCACCGTGCTGTCCGAGCACCACGCCACGATCACCGGGCTCGACCTCCCGGTCGGATCGCGCGTGCGGATCGCTCCGAACCACGTCTGCGTCGCGGTGAACCTCGCCGACGAGTACCGCGTGCTCACCCGCGACGGCGGCGCGGCCGTCTGGCCCGTGGACGCCCGCGGGCGCAACAGCTAG
- a CDS encoding iron chaperone: MSASVATVEEYLAAFPPERRARLEEVRRLLLQAVPDAEERIRYGMPAVMLGGRYAIHWAGWKTHVGLHPVPRLSPELEHELAALRTGKDTVALPWNRELPAELVSRVAEAIVELRAPEGTAPH, encoded by the coding sequence ATGAGCGCCTCCGTCGCCACCGTCGAGGAGTACCTCGCCGCGTTCCCGCCCGAGCGGCGGGCGAGGCTGGAAGAGGTGCGGCGCCTGCTCCTGCAGGCAGTCCCCGACGCCGAGGAGCGCATCCGCTACGGCATGCCCGCCGTGATGCTCGGCGGGCGCTACGCGATCCACTGGGCCGGGTGGAAGACGCACGTCGGCCTGCATCCGGTGCCGCGCCTGTCGCCCGAGCTCGAGCACGAGCTCGCGGCGCTGCGCACCGGGAAGGACACGGTGGCGCTGCCGTGGAACCGGGAGCTGCCGGCCGAGCTCGTGTCGCGGGTCGCCGAGGCGATCGTGGAGCTGCGGGCACCTGAGGGCACGGCTCCGCACTGA
- a CDS encoding aldo/keto reductase yields the protein MTSQSSTPASPLLRPFGPSGAQVTRLTLGTSWKPERVRDLERVPALERVLDSSADRAVSVIDTSNEYAQGHSERLIGEALRAHGGVPEGITVVTKLDRDPETGSYSGERMRRSLDESRERLGMDVLPLLYLHDPERISYEEAFAEDGPVRALVAMKEAGVALSIGISGGPAPMLQHYVETGLFDAVITHNRYTLVDRSSDELIDVSVDRGVVVVNAAVYGGGALARWPQPVETYAYRPAPPEIVQAVTEMGEACDRAGVPLRAAALQFSTRDERITTTVVGATTAEHFDEFVADDALAIPDSLFEELAALAPSSAVWQEAPGSTWPS from the coding sequence ATGACATCGCAGTCCTCGACTCCCGCCTCACCCCTCCTCCGCCCGTTCGGGCCCTCCGGCGCCCAGGTCACGCGCCTCACCCTCGGCACGTCGTGGAAGCCCGAGCGCGTCCGCGACCTCGAGCGGGTGCCCGCCCTCGAACGCGTGCTCGACTCCTCCGCCGACCGCGCCGTCTCGGTGATCGACACCTCGAACGAGTACGCCCAGGGTCACAGCGAGCGCCTGATCGGCGAGGCCCTGCGGGCGCACGGCGGCGTGCCCGAGGGCATCACCGTCGTCACCAAGCTCGACCGCGATCCCGAGACCGGCAGCTACTCGGGCGAGCGGATGCGGCGCAGCCTCGACGAGAGCCGCGAGCGCCTGGGCATGGACGTCCTCCCCCTCCTCTACCTGCACGACCCGGAGCGGATCTCGTACGAGGAGGCCTTCGCCGAGGACGGCCCCGTGCGCGCCCTCGTCGCGATGAAGGAGGCGGGAGTCGCGCTCTCGATCGGCATCTCGGGCGGACCGGCGCCCATGCTGCAGCACTACGTCGAGACGGGGCTCTTCGACGCCGTCATCACCCACAACCGCTACACGCTGGTCGACCGCTCGTCGGACGAGCTGATCGACGTCTCGGTCGACCGCGGCGTCGTCGTGGTGAACGCGGCGGTCTACGGAGGAGGGGCGCTCGCGCGCTGGCCGCAGCCGGTCGAGACGTACGCCTACCGCCCCGCTCCCCCCGAGATCGTGCAGGCGGTCACCGAGATGGGCGAGGCGTGCGACCGCGCCGGCGTGCCGCTGCGCGCGGCCGCTCTGCAGTTCTCGACCCGCGACGAGCGGATCACGACCACCGTGGTCGGCGCCACGACCGCCGAGCACTTCGACGAGTTCGTCGCCGACGACGCGCTCGCGATCCCGGACTCGCTGTTCGAGGAGCTCGCGGCGCTGGCTCCCTCGAGCGCCGTCTGGCAGGAGGCGCCCGGCTCGACCTGGCCGAGCTGA